TCAAACAATAAGAGTTACGGCGTTTGGAATGGCACACCAAGATGGATGAATAACAATAGCCTGATAATAGAATCCAATGTCTCAGGAGATGCATGGTCTGACCTGTGGTTGATTGATGGAAACGGTGCCGGCTTTATGAAACGACTCACAGATACGCCGGGGCATGACGGCTATCCATTTGTTTGGTAATAAGAAGATTTTTGGCTGAACTCCCATGAACCGAGGGTTCACAAAGGGCAATGAAAACCCCACCCTCACCCTGATCCCCCCTCCTGCCTCCCCCCCGCAAAAGAGGGGGGAGGGATTTGGAAGGAATTTAATTGCAGCTCTCCCTGAGGGAGAGGGGGCTATGTTGATTCCCTCCCCTTCAAGGGGAGGGGTAGGGTGGGGATGGGGTTGATTTTCGGATGAACCGCTCATGAGCCGTAGACTCACAAAGGAGAATGAAAATCCCCCCCTTAGTTTAAGGGGGGGCATGGGGGGGTCATTTTCGGATGAACCGTCATGAGCGGGGCGATCACAAAGGGTTATTTTGGGCTGATCAAAACAGTGTTTATCTGTGGCCATTATTTATAGGAGGTTAAATTAATGGATGAGAAGATGAGTGTATTTAAGAGGATGGTGCGGGCTGGGAAACGCACATATTTCTTTGATGTAAAGTCTACAAAGAACAGCAAAAAATTTCTGATAATATCGGAGAGCATACCGAGTGGAGAAGGCAAATTCAACCGCTCCTCCCTGCTGATATTTCAGGACGACATGGAAAACTTCTTCAGCGCCTTTTCTGAGGCAAAGGTGCTATTGAAATAAAATGGAGAATAATTCTGATAATTCTGTGGACATCACCCCGGGTTTTATTTAAAAAATTAATTTGAATTAACCTTTAGCTCATGTATAATGCGTCAATACGTTTCATAACAATTAATTGAAAGGGATAATAATGTCACAGGCGAAAAGTGGGGATGTGGTAAAGGTTCATTATAGGGGGAGGTTTGCGGATGGTACGGAGTTTGATTCATCTATTGAAGAAGGTCCGCTTCAATTTACTATCGGTCAGGGGCAGATAATCCCGGGGTTTGAAGAGGCTGTTATTGGTTTGAATACCGGGGAATCAACGACTACTATAATTCCGGCAGACAAGGCTTATGGGCCTTATCGTAAGGAAATGATTCTGGAAGTTCCGAGGGACCAGTTCCCCGAGGATATAAGGTTGAACGTAGGTGA
The sequence above is a segment of the Nitrospirota bacterium genome. Coding sequences within it:
- a CDS encoding DUF3276 family protein; amino-acid sequence: MDEKMSVFKRMVRAGKRTYFFDVKSTKNSKKFLIISESIPSGEGKFNRSSLLIFQDDMENFFSAFSEAKVLLK
- a CDS encoding peptidylprolyl isomerase, producing MSQAKSGDVVKVHYRGRFADGTEFDSSIEEGPLQFTIGQGQIIPGFEEAVIGLNTGESTTTIIPADKAYGPYRKEMILEVPRDQFPEDIRLNVGEELELSQPDDKIVVVTIAGVTESMVTLDANHPLAGKDLTFDIHLVEIL